The genomic DNA CCCAAGGTGAGCTGGGCGTTGAAGGGCGACCGGCTGGTGCTGCGGATGAAGTGTTCCGGGGTGATCGCCGACTGTTCGATCAAGCACCGGATCGAGGTGCCGCGCGGGGTCGCCGTGAAGGTGGAGGACGGGGACGGGAGTGTGCGGGCACAGGGGTTCACGGACGCGCTGAACGTGCGTACGCACGACGGGTCCATCCATGTCACCGACTCCACCGGGCCGCTGACGCTGCACAGCGGGGACGGATCCGTGCGCGCCGAGGTGGCGTCCCGCGAGGTGCACGCGACCACCGGTGACGGGTCCGTGCGTCTCGAACTCGCCGCCGTACCGGACCTGGTGGAGTCCCGCAGCGGCGACGGGTCGGTGACGATCGCGTTGCCCAAGGGCGGCGGCACGACGTACCGCGTGACGACCAAGACCGGGGACGGCGGGGTGGATGTGTCGGTCCCCCGGGACTCGTCGAGTTCTCATGTGGTGACCGCCCACACCGGCGACGGGAAAGTCACGGTGCGGAACGCGAACTGACCGGCTCGTGTGTTCGTCCTCTACCGGTGGGAGAATGACAGCGGTCAGACGGACAACACGGGAGAGGGATGTGACGGCGACACCAGCGCAGCCGTATTCGCCGCTCACACGGTCCAGGCGCGGTTCCGCCGCCGCCCGTGCCGCCTTCGACACCCTCGCGCTGATGAGCCTGCCGTTGCTCGCCGCGCTCGCCCTGCCCGCCGCGTTCGCGGGCGGTGGCACCCGGCGCTGGTTCGGCGGGCGGGCGGAGGGTCAGCGGGCCGAGGCGCAGGCGGCGAAGGACGCGGCCGCGGCGGCGTTCTACGAGCTGGACACCGCCCAGCGGGATCTGCGGATCTCGATAGACACCATCACCGCGGTCGACGACTCGCCGGCCGCCCGCCGCGCGGTGACCGACTTCGAGGCGCTGGGCCGGCGGATCGACGAGGCGAGCGGCCGGTACATCAACGCCGTCGACGCGCACGACCTCGACCGCGACGACCTGGAGGCCGCCGCCGCGAACCGCGCCCGCACCGAACTGACCGCCGCCAAGGACCAACTCGGCCAGGTCAAGCAGGAGTTGGACCGGTTCGAGAGCGGGCTCGGGCCGCTGCTCGGCAAGGCCGAGACGCAGTTGGCCCGGCTGGCGCCGGCCGTCGAGCGGGCCCGGCAGGCGCTGCTCGCCGCGAGCAACGCGCTGGACGCCGTACGGGCGTCGGGGCTGCGCGCCGACGATCTCGCCGGGCGGCTCGCCAAGCTCGGGCCGGAGCTGACGAAGCTGAACCAGGGGGCCGGACAGCACGGCGTGCCGCAGACGCTGGA from Streptomyces sp. NBC_01478 includes the following:
- a CDS encoding DUF4097 family beta strand repeat-containing protein; this translates as MTRTRTTRRVLTATAGVALLLAGATACGTASAGDDKHPDHRTFALPGRTLTIDSDDSALEVVASDANPAGKIEVTRWWQGKVAIGSDPKVSWALKGDRLVLRMKCSGVIADCSIKHRIEVPRGVAVKVEDGDGSVRAQGFTDALNVRTHDGSIHVTDSTGPLTLHSGDGSVRAEVASREVHATTGDGSVRLELAAVPDLVESRSGDGSVTIALPKGGGTTYRVTTKTGDGGVDVSVPRDSSSSHVVTAHTGDGKVTVRNAN